From a region of the Odontesthes bonariensis isolate fOdoBon6 chromosome 4, fOdoBon6.hap1, whole genome shotgun sequence genome:
- the pcm1 gene encoding pericentriolar material 1 protein isoform X4: MATGGTPFDDSAEELHNWAVTNGSLEDRLNNMDWGVQQKKANKSSEKNKKKLSAAVVESRLTNDISPESTPGAGRRRARTPHSLPHIKYTTQMSVPDQAELDKLRQRINFTDLDERSIGSDSQGRVTAANNQRQLAGENKKPYNFLPLHVNTNKSKELLHPSASAPTTPAITKEAKKQSPGRRDMLTPVLPTKDSPRPSRGGTERGLSVEREYGRGERRVDSSQVVSKLVQIRDYISKASSMRDDLVEKNDVPANVERLSHLIEHLKEQEKSYLRFLQKMLARESDEGDMGTLDSAVGSGSLAESTSLNIEFQSTDASNATGGRPEAVRADQREELENLRKQHELLKKMLEQQEQLRALQGRQEALMAMQHSAEQALAVIEDTVVTETTGSVSGLSITSELNDELNELIQRFHNQLHDSQTKAVPDNRRQAQNLSLSREVCWSRPSQAVGPPQHRPFLHSASGPHTGLDTGATVASAKLTKLQELQDKKQTMDKILQELHSLRDQTLNNNSCRSLSVQCSPSMGGSSDCPSAFCSNGASASTSFQPSLAQQQDGSNSADKLRKLKEVHKRLNELRELVQYYEQTSDMMVDAVNENVKDIDDGEEEDETEDGSMFEAMFDSEQENRQPVTNIRNPQRSGNWADLNSLTNGRSVRSSATNNREGRLNTECEINNRAAANLRSLNVTAAIECQYNRDLPYNQVNDEDDEEDCIDNDEGAHAAVQESASESSQRSSLGNDAGFAQMVHRKTAKQKLRQLQELVAMVQSDDTDGTTANEDEALHQQPNNIRASVPGSLGAGSKQSPRDLSLSSKAREKLYEEKLRQQKQELKQLHEERQRLIEIQGKIQDLQWACPDLQSSVSSSTVSQQGLLRKAPVAVSTPVTVQASSSPGPKTNLAVLKPTAPEAATSSVTDNELWSEMRRRQILREDLRQRRKHLESLMAEHRRRSGVSDSPCQVEDQEDNATLSQPFSRDERTMATWGSSPCHLDEEDDDDDDDDEEEEEDEYRSEMGAEEEEEEREVCTDSSSDDDLHLYSPSRSQCSYSGRKNQGSNLKPPAAFSGESGGHHHNKTKEKQQFRGLNQSASQHGGIRRQENLRWASEVSLTEGPPPWQEQVGQLQRQLDFSTSMCQTLLQDQQTLSYMLQTLLTGQYSMLPNNLSSPQVHLVMHQLNQCYTQLAWQQNNVQRLKQVLNDLIRQQQQQQQQQPLPSSSAAGWQTQKQSSAQESSSGPSASPGVFPFSSSLHPSANNMPSSALSPFPPSFNLYPPFPAATADFPQGAVGPATPEHQKLQLDPNTSIKTEYMSFPPPLQRSPLNTATERRPAGRLNTSYTNNIARKNLSKSEPQDSPSSSPTFAKRHSQPQRFDKASQESLSSMPDTVDPNTVTKTFKAGHKASAHANLASRSKTPKNRRRRGKAHSKNSEDHESDSVSSTAPSHHRDQHQSLLDKRIKEKLESKTKFGNKRNDLSSAYAWRTPFLTNRIACTEAPDASSDFSLFEALRETIYSEVATLISQNESRPHFLIELFHELQLLNTDYLRQRALYSLQDIVTSHLAVRSTAEDQLPPLGPAVWTAGSQSELTPSQSLSTSDEEVIEKNLRHAQDATKRRDAAESVDNDSNMSTSSNLEPFANDDLAGGAAGDVHCPQIDTQQLDRQIKAIMTEVIPFLKENMDEVCSHQLLTSVRRMVLALTQQNDESKEFVRFFHRQLGGILQDSLSKFVGCTLKDCGEDLLVEISEILFNELAFFKLMQDLDNSNGITLATKQKNKKRAEQPVKATHSPEETAVGGTDKPASLACGDEDKDRDEAEQEAASALQEPYLQTETKTNRSSEASDAEEEDEDERHGAGVPLSISLSKAETRALTNYGSGEDENDEEEIEEFEAGPVDVQTSLQFSCEGQVEQEGTTEIQETKREQKSSESDDEISKSTEALDSTVEEHTVVECQSPEEQSEAGAAAATEGDSALSQGQDAPKEPTVTSSPDTDSPVLINVDEMGSGNTSQKSDEEDFVKVDDLPLQLTVMCEEELQKRIVEEQQNNNLSVEILNGNTELLAGLVGNAQALKEPETVRNV; the protein is encoded by the exons ATGGCAACTGGAGGCACTCCTTTTGACGACAGCGCAGAAGAGCTGCACAACTGGGCTGTAACCAATGGCAGTCTTGAAGATAGACTTAACAACATG GACTGGGGGGTACAGCAAAAGAAAGCCAACAAATCTTCAgagaagaacaagaaaaagcTGTCTGCTGCGGTGGTGGAAAGCCGCCTGACGAATGATATTTCGCCAGAGTCCACCCCAGGGGCCGGCCGCAGAAGAGCTCGCACTCCTCATTCCCTCCCCCACATCAAATACACGACCCAAATGTCTGTCCCAGACCAGGCTGAGCTAGACAAGCTCCGTCAGAGGATCAATTTTACAGACCTGGATGAG AGGAGCATCGGGAGTGACTCCCAGGGGCGTGTCACAGCTGCCAACAACCAGCGGCAGTTAGCTGGGGAGAACAAGAAACCCTACAACTTCCTGCCTCTGCATGTAAACACTAACAAAAGCAAGGAGCTGCTTCATCCGTCTGCGTCTGCCCCGACCACCCCAGCTATCACAAAGGAAGCCAAGAAGCAGAGCCCAGGACGCAGGGATATGTTAACCCCTGTGCTTCCTACTAAAGATTCTCCAAGGCCCAGTCGTGGTGGCACAGAGAGAGGGCTCTCGGTAGAGAGAGAATATGGTCGAGGAGAGCGGAGAGTAGACAGCAGCCAG GTGGTGAGCAAACTGGTTCAGATTCGGGACTACATCAGTAAGGCCAGCTCCATGAGGGATGATCTGGTGGAAAAGAATGATGTGCCAGCCAACGTGGAGCGTCTCTCTCATCTTATTGAACACCTCAAGGAGCAGGAGAAGTCATATTTACGGTTCCTGCAAAAAATGCTC GCACGAGAGAGTGACGAGGGTGATATGGGAACCCTGGACTCTGCAGTTGGCTCAGGTTCACTGGCAGAGAGCACTTCTCTTAACATTGAGTTTCAGTCTACGGATGCTTCAAACGCCACA GGTGGTAGGCCAGAGGCTGTGCGTGCTGACCAGAGGGAAGAACTGGAGAATCTGCGTAAGCAGCATGAACTGCTGAAGAAGATGctagagcagcaggagcagctcaGGGCCCTGCAGGGCCGACAAGAAGCTCTAATGGCCATGCAGCACAGTGCTGAACAGGCACTCGCTGTGATTGAAGACACTG TTGTCACAGAAACCACCGGCAGTGTTTCAGGCCTGAGCATCACATCAGAACTGAACGATGAGTTAAACGAGTTGATCCAACGGTTCCACAACCAGCTACATGATTCTCAG ACTAAAGCGGTGCCAGATAACCGGCGCCAGGCACAGAATCTTTCCCTCTCCAGAGAGGTGTGCTGGTCTAGGCCTTCCCAGGCCGTTGGTCCACCTCAACACCGGCCATTCCTTCACTCTGCGTCTGGCCCACACACTGGTCTAGACACTGGAGCAACAGTAGCAAGTGCCAAACTCACCAAACTACAAGAGCTCCAAGACAAAAAGCAAACCATGGACAAGATCCTACAAGAGTTGCATTCACTCAGAGACCAGACACTAAACAACAATTCAT GTCGTAGCTTGTCAGTACAGTGCAGTCCAAGTATGGGAGGATCTTCAGATTGTCCATCTGCTTTCTGCTCTAATGGGGCCTCTGCTTCCACTTCCTTTCAACCCTCACTCGcacaacagcaggacggctccAATTCTGCCGACAAGTTAAG GAAGCTAAAGGAGGTCCACAAGCGCTTGAATGAGCTGCGGGAGTTGGTTCAGTACTATGAGCAGACTTCTGATATGATGGTGGACGCAGTCAATGAAAATGTGAAAGATATCGATGAtggggaggaggaagatgagaccGAGGATGGATCTATGTTTGAGGCCATGTTTGACTCTGAGCAGGAGAATCGCCAACCTGTTACTAACATCAG AAACCCGCAGCGCAGCGGGAACTGGGCAGACTTGAACAGCCTGACAAACGGCCGCAGTGTCAGGAGCAGCGCAACTAACAACCGGGAAGGCAGACTCAACACCGAGTGTGAGATCAACAACCGGGCAGCAGCCAACCTCCGCAGCCTCAACGTCACCGCAGCCATAG agtGCCAGTACAATAGGGACCTTCCCTATAATCAGGTGAACGACGAAGACGATGAAGAGGATTGCATTGATAATGACGAAGGAGCGCACGCTGCGGTCCAAGAGAGTGCCTCTGAGTCCAGTCAAAGAAGCAGCCTCGGGAACGATGCAGGTTTTGCTCAGATGGTTCATCGCAAGACAGCGAAGCAAAAGCTGCGGCAGCTGCAGGAACTGGTGGCTATGGTACAG AGCGATGACACAGATGGAACAACAGCAAACGAGGACGAAGCTTTACACCAACAGCCAAATAATATTAGAGCTTCTGTGCCTGGCTCATTGGGGGCTGGATCCAAACAGAGTCCTCGAGACCTCAGCCTCTCCAGCAAGGCCag GGAGAAGCTCTACGAGGAGAAGCTGCGtcagcagaagcaggagctgaaacaGCTTCATGAGGAGCGCCAGAGACTCATTGAAATCCAAGGCAAGATCCAGGACCTGCAGTGGGCTTGCCCGGACCTTCAG TCATCTGTGTCCAGCAGCACAGTGAGTCAACAGGGTTTGCTGAGGAAGGCTCCAGTTGCAGTTTCCACTCCTGTTACTGTCCAGGCTTCTTCATCCCCTGGACCCAAAACCAACTTAGCAGTGCTCAAACCTACTGCTCCAGAGGCAGCCACCTCCTCAGTCACTGACAATGAG CTTTGGTCAGAAATGCGTCGCCGCCAGATTTTGCGGGAAGATCTGCGACAACGCAGAAAGCATCTGGAGTCATTGATGGCTGAACACCGGAGGCGTAGCGGCGTCAGTGACTCGCCCTGCCAGGTTGAAGACCAAGAAGACAATGCTACACTTTCACAGCCTTTCAGTCGAGACGAAAG AACAATGGCCACCTGGGGTTCCAGTCCCTGCCACCTTGATgaagaagatgatgatgatgatgatgacgatgaagaagaagaagaggatgaGTATCGCTCAGAGATGGgcgcagaggaggaggaagaagagcgGGAAGTATGCACAGACAGCAGCTCTGATGATGACCTTCATCTCTATTCACCAAGCAGGAGCCAGTGTTCCTACAGTGGCAGGAAGAATCAAGGAAG TAATCTCAAGCCTCCAGCAGCCTTCTCAGGTGAGAGTGGTGGGCATCATCATAACAAAACCAAGGagaaacagcagttcagaggtTTGAACCAGTCTGCAAGTCAGCATGGAGGTATACGTCGCCAGGAGAACCTGCGCTGGGCCTCTGAGGTCTCCTTGACAGAGGGTCCACCTCCCTGGCAGGAACAAGTCGGCCAGCTACAAAGACAGTTGGACTTCAGTACGAGCATGTGTCAAACACTCCTGCAGGACCAGCAG ACACTATCCTACATGTTGCAAACTCTTCTGACGGGTCAGTACAGCATGTTGCCCAACAACTTGTCATCACCACAGGTCCACCTGGTTATGCATCAGCTAAACCAGTGCTATACCCAGCTGGCTTGGCAGCAGAACAATGTACAGAG ACTAAAGCAGGTCCTGAATGACCTAATtcgccagcagcagcagcagcagcagcagcagccgctGCCGTCCTCCTCAGCAGCAGGTTGGCAGACACAGAAGCAGAGCTCAGCACAGGAATCCAGCTCTGGTCCCTCAGCCTCTCCTGGCGTCTTCCCCTTCTCCTCCAGCCTTCACCCTTCAGCCAACAACATGCCATCTTCTGCCTTATCCCCATTTCCTCCCA GCTTCAACTTGTATCCACCATTCCCTGCTGCCACGGCTGACTTTCCTCAAGGTGCAGTTGGCCCAGCTACTCCTGAACATCAGAAGCTGCAGCTGGACCCCAACACGTCGATTAAAACGGAGTATATGAGTTTCCCACCGCCACTGCAGCGCTCTCCTCTTAACACGGCTACAGAAAGGAG ACCGGCCGGCCGACTTAACACCTCCTACACAAACAATATAGCGAGAAAAAACCTGTCAAAATCAGAGCCGCAAGACTCTCCGTCTTCCTCCCCCACTTTTGCCAAACGCCACTCACAACCACAGCGGTTTGACAAGGCATCGCAAGAAAGCTTAAGCAGTATGCCAGATACCGTTGATCCCAATACAGTCACAAAGACTTTTAAGGCTGGGCACAAGGCCTCCGCACACGCCAACCTGGCCTCTCGGAGCAAGACTCCTAAGAACCGACGTAGGAGAGGCAAAGCGCACAGCAAGAACAGTGAAG ACCACGAGAGCGACAGTGTCAGCAGCACTGCTCCGTCTCATCACAGGGATCAGCATCAGAGTCTGTTGGACAAACGGATTAAGGAGAAACTGGAGAGCAAGACTAAGTTTGGGAACAAACGGAATGACCTCTCCTCTG CCTATGCTTGGAGAACACCTTTCCTCACTAACAGAATTGCATGCACAGAAGCACCAG ATGCAAGCAGTGACTTCTCACTGTTCGAAGCCCTGAGGGAGACCATTTACTCTGAGGTGGCTACTTTGATATCCCAGAATGAATCCCGGCCACATTTTCTCATTGAGCTCTTCCATGAGCTGCAGCTGCTCAACACAGACTACTTACGTCAACGAGCGCTCTATTCCCTGCAG GACATAGTGACCAGCCACCTGGCAGTGAGGAGCACAGCTGAGGACCAGCTGCCCCCTCTTGGTCCTGCTGTGTGGACTGCAGGCTCTCAGTCAGAGCTCACCCCCAGCCAGAGTCTGTCTACTAGCGATGAG GAGGTGATAGAGAAGAACTTGAGACACGCACAGGATGCAACCAAGAGGAGGGATGCTGCAGAATCTGTGGATAATGACAGCAACATGTCAACCTCGTCCAACCTGGAACCTTTTGCTAATGATGACCTAG CAGGTGGGGCAGCTGGCGATGTGCACTGCCCTCAGATCGACACCCAGCAGTTGGATCGTCAGATCAAAGCCATCATGACAGAAGTCATTCCCTTCCTTAAG gagAACATGGATGAGGTGTGTTCACATCAGTTGCTGACGTCTGTGCGGCGCATGGTCCTCGCTCTCACCCAGCAGAATGACGAGAGTAAGGAGTTTGTTCGCTTTTTCCACAGGCAGCTGGGAGGCATACTGCAG GACTCTCTTAGTAAATTTGTGGGCTGTACTCTGAAGGACTGCGGGGAGGACCTACTGGTTGAGATTTCAGAGATCCTCTTCAATGAACTGGCGTTCTTTAAGCTCATGCAGGATTTGGACAACAGCAACGGCATCACCCtggcaacaaaacaaaaaaataagaaaagggcCGAACAACCCGTTAAAGCAACACACAGTCCTGAG GAGACTGCAGTTGGCGGTACAGATAAACCAGCTTCTCTAGCGTGTGGTGATGAAGACAAG GACCGAGATGAGGCAGAGCAAGAAGCAGCCTCTGCTCTGCAGGAGCCTTACCTGCAGACGGAGACGAAGACCAACAGGAGCAGTGAAGCTTCAGACGCtgaagaggaggatgaggatgaaagACATGGGGCGGGAGTGCCTTTGTCTATCA GTCTTTCCAAAGCAGAGACTCGGGCCCTGACAAACTACGGCAGtggagaggatgagaatgatGAGGAGGAAATAGAGGAGTTTGAAGCTGGGCCTGTAGATGTTCAGACATCCTTGCAGTTTTCTTGTgaggggcaggtggagcaggAG GGCACAACCGAAATCCAGGAGACGAAACGAGAACAGAAGAGTTCAGAGAGCGATGATG AGATCAGCAAGTCAACTGAGGCTCTAGACTCCACAGTGGAGGAGCACACTGTGGTGGAGTGTCAGAGCCCTGAGGAGCAGAGTGAAGCTGGGGCAGCTGCTGCCACAGAGGGGGATTCTGCGCTCTCCCAGGGCCAGGATGCCCCCAAGGAGCCAACAGTCACCAGTAGCCCTGACACAGACTCGCCCGTCCTCATCAATGTAGAT GAGATGGGATCGGGTAACACAAGCCAAAAGTCCGACGAGGAAGACTTTGTCAAGGTGGACGACCTGCCGCTGCAGCTTACAGTCATGTGTGAG GAGGAGCTTCAGAAGAGAATAGTGGAGGAGCAGCAGAATAACAACCTCTCTGTGGAGATCCTCAATGGGAACACTGAACTGCTGGCTGGGCTGGTGGGAAATGCGCAGGCACTGAAGGAACCAG agaCCGTCCGGAATGTGTGA